In the genome of Thermus antranikianii DSM 12462, the window CGGTTTCCGGCGGGAGCAAGCCCGCCACCTTGGAAACGGGAGCGGTGGTGCAGGTGCCCCTTTTCGTGGAGCCCGGCGAGGTCATCAAGGTGGATACCCGCACGGGCCAGTACGTGGGTCGGGCTTAGAACAGCCTACTAAGGGGCCTGGGTGGATCCCAGGCCCCCCTTGGCTTCGGCTCATTTTGACCGGGTACAAAAGCCGTTTTGGGAGCACATGGGGTAAGCTTTATGCCGCGAGGTGTGCCCATGACGCCCAAGGAGCTGAGGCAGATCCTGCAGGCCCTGGTGGAGCACGGGGTGAGCGAGCTCACCCTGGAAACCCCTGATTACAAGCTGACCGTGCGCCGAGGAGGCGAGGTGCAGGTGGTGGCCTTGCCGCAAGGGATAGCTGCCCCTGCGGCCCCGCCTCCCTCCCTGCCCACGCCCGCCCCTACTGGCGTGCCTGCCCCTGGGAATTTGGCTCCGGCAGCCGGAGCCCCGGGCCTCGAGGCCCAGGAGGCCAAGGAGGCCAAGGAGGAGTGCGCGGGTTGCGTGGAGGTGAGGGCCCCCATCGTGGGTACCTTCTACCGGGCACCGGCCCCGGATGCCCCCCCTTACGTGGAGGAAGGAGACCGGGTGGAAAAGGGACAGGTGCTCTGCATCATCGAGGCGATGAAGCTCATGAACGAGATTGAGTCGGAGGTTTCCGGGATCGTCAAGAAGATCCTGGTAAAAAACGGGGAACCCGTGGAGTACGGGCAGCCCCTCTTCCTGATCCAGCCGCTATGAAGAAGGTCCTCATCGCCAACCGAGGCGAGATCGCCTTGAGGATTATCCGGGCCGCCAAGGAGCTGGGGATCAAGACCGTGGTGGCCCACTCCACCGCCGACGAGAAAAGCCTTCCCGTGCTTCTGGCGGACGAGGCCATCTGCATCGGGCCTCCTCCTTCCGGGCAGAGCTACCTGAACATCCCCAACCTGCTTTCCGCGGCCATTGTGACCGGGGCCGACGCCATCCATCCCGGTTACGGCTTCCTGGCGGAGAACGCCACCTTTGCCGAGATGTGCAGGGACCACGGCATCACCTTTATCGGTCCCACCCCGGAGAACATGCGCGCCCTTGGGGACAAGGCCACCGCCAGGAAGGTGGCGCGGGAGGCCGGGGTACCCACGGTTCCGGGGACGGATGAGCTTACCAGCGTGGAGGAGGCCAAGCGGGCTGCCCAGGAGATCGGCTATCCCGTGATCCTTAAGGCCTCCGCTGGGGGCGGGGGCAGGGGCATGCGGTTGGTGCACACCGAGGAGGAGCTGGAAAGGGCGGTCCAGCAGGCCCAGGAGGAGGCCCGGGCTGCCTTTGGCAACCCGGCCATCTACCTGGAGAAGTACATCGAAGAGCCGAAGCACATAGAGATCCAGGTCCTGGGGGATGGGGAGAACGTCATCCACCTTTGGGAACGGGACTGCTCCATCCAGCGCCGGCACCAGAAGCTCTTGGAGGAAGCCCCCAGTACCTTGCCTTGGGAAACCCGGAAGGCCATTGCCGAGGCAGCCGCCCGGCTTGCTCGGCACGTGGGGTACGTGTCCGCGGGCACTCTGGAGTTCCTGGTGGATAAGGAGGGGAACTTCTACTTCATAGAGATGAACACCCGCATCCAGGTGGAGCACCCCGTGACCGAGATGATCACCGGGATTGACCTGGTGCAGGCCCAGTTCCGGATCGCCATGGGGGAGAAGCTTTGGCTCAAGCAGGAGGAGGTGGAGGTGCGGGGGCATGCCATAGAGGTGCGCATCAACGCCGAGGATCCGGAGAAGGGCTTTAGGCCCTCCATCGGCAAGGTGGAAACCTTGCTTTTCCCCGGGGGACCGGGGATCCGGGTGGACAGCCACCTCTATGCGGGCTACCAGATCCCGCCCCACTACGACAGCTTGATCGCCAAGATCATCGCCTGGGCTCCCACCCGTGAGGAGGCCATCAAGCGCATGGAAAGGGCTCTTTCCGAAACGGTGATCGAGGGGCCCGGCCTGAAGACCACCATTCCCTTCCACCAGAAGGTGCTGCAAAACGCCTTCTTCCGCCGGGGGGCGGTCTACACCAACTTCGTGGCCCGGCGGATGGAGATGTAGACTGGGCGTGTGATGGTGGAGTACGAGATCAGCGACCATGCCCTCGAGGGGCTGGTGGCCCATGCCCTTTCGGACCTTCAGGGGGTGCGGGTCTTGGAAACCGCTCCCCGCTCCTTGGGGGAGGTTTTCCGCCGCATGAAGCCCATCAAGGTGGAGCGCACCCCCGAGGGGTTCACGGTGGACCTGGTGCTCTCCGTGGACTACGGGGTTTCCATTCCCGAGGCAGCCCAGGCGGTGCAAAAAGCCGTGGCGGAAGCCCTTTACCTGGCCACGGGGGAGAAGGTGCAGGCGGTGAACCTCACCGTGGCCCAGGTGGAGTACCGGAAGGAGGCCCATGCTTAGGCGAGCCAGGGAACTGGCCATGCGGGCCTTGTTTGCCCATACCCAGGGGGGGGTGGAGCTGGAGGAGGCCTTCCGCCACGCTTTGGAGGAGATGGGGGGCGAGGAGGACTCCTATGGGGACCCCCTGGACCAGGAGGGCGTGGCCTTTGCCCGGCGCTTGCTGGAGGGATACAAGGCCCATGCGGAAGAGGTGGACCAGGTGCTACGGGATACGGTGGAGGGCTGGGACTTCGCCCAGATGTCCAAAACCGACCTCACGGTGTTGCGCCTGGCAACCTACGAGATGCTCTACGAGCCCACTCCCTTTGCTCCCCTGATCGAGGTGGCGGTGAAGATCGCCAACCGCTACGGGGGAGAGCACTCGGGAGCGTTTGTCAACGGGGTGCTGGGCCGCTTGTACCGGCGGATCCAGGGGGGTGAGCTGAAGGCGGTGCCCAAGGAGGACTGAGATGACCCTTGCCCGTACCCTTTCCGGCCATGAGGTGGCGGAGACCGTGTATCGGGAGCTGAGGGAAACCCTTAGCTCCCTGCCCTTTGTACCCTCTCTCAGGGTGATCCGCCTGGGAGAGGATCCCGCCTCGGTATCCTATGTGCGCCTTAAGGACAAAAGGGCCAGGGAGCTCGGCCTTTTGAGCCGGGTGGAGGTGTTCCCCGCGGATACCCCGGAGGAAGCCCTTCTCGGGCGCATAGAGGCCCTTAACCAGGATCCGGAGGTGGACGGCATCCTGGTCCAGCTTCCCTTGCCTGCCCACATCCGCACGGAGCGGGTTTTGGAGGCCATCTCCCCCCTTAAGGATGTGGATGGCTTCCATCCCCTCAACGTGGGGAAGCTTTGGAGCGGAGGAGAGGGGCTTTTCCCTTGCACGCCCTTGGGTATCGTCCGCCTACTCAAGCACTACGGGGTGGAGCTAAGGGGCAAGGAGGTGGTGATCCTGGGCCGGTCCAACATCGTGGGGAAGCCCCTGGCAGGCCTCCTCCTGCGGGAGGATGCCACGGTGACCGTGGCCCATTCCCGTACCCGGAACCTTCCCGAGGTGACCCGGCGGGCGGAGGTGCTGGTGGTGGCGGTGGGG includes:
- the accC gene encoding acetyl-CoA carboxylase biotin carboxylase subunit, which gives rise to MKKVLIANRGEIALRIIRAAKELGIKTVVAHSTADEKSLPVLLADEAICIGPPPSGQSYLNIPNLLSAAIVTGADAIHPGYGFLAENATFAEMCRDHGITFIGPTPENMRALGDKATARKVAREAGVPTVPGTDELTSVEEAKRAAQEIGYPVILKASAGGGGRGMRLVHTEEELERAVQQAQEEARAAFGNPAIYLEKYIEEPKHIEIQVLGDGENVIHLWERDCSIQRRHQKLLEEAPSTLPWETRKAIAEAAARLARHVGYVSAGTLEFLVDKEGNFYFIEMNTRIQVEHPVTEMITGIDLVQAQFRIAMGEKLWLKQEEVEVRGHAIEVRINAEDPEKGFRPSIGKVETLLFPGGPGIRVDSHLYAGYQIPPHYDSLIAKIIAWAPTREEAIKRMERALSETVIEGPGLKTTIPFHQKVLQNAFFRRGAVYTNFVARRMEM
- a CDS encoding Asp23/Gls24 family envelope stress response protein — translated: MVEYEISDHALEGLVAHALSDLQGVRVLETAPRSLGEVFRRMKPIKVERTPEGFTVDLVLSVDYGVSIPEAAQAVQKAVAEALYLATGEKVQAVNLTVAQVEYRKEAHA
- the accB gene encoding acetyl-CoA carboxylase biotin carboxyl carrier protein: MTPKELRQILQALVEHGVSELTLETPDYKLTVRRGGEVQVVALPQGIAAPAAPPPSLPTPAPTGVPAPGNLAPAAGAPGLEAQEAKEAKEECAGCVEVRAPIVGTFYRAPAPDAPPYVEEGDRVEKGQVLCIIEAMKLMNEIESEVSGIVKKILVKNGEPVEYGQPLFLIQPL
- a CDS encoding bifunctional 5,10-methylenetetrahydrofolate dehydrogenase/5,10-methenyltetrahydrofolate cyclohydrolase, whose protein sequence is MTLARTLSGHEVAETVYRELRETLSSLPFVPSLRVIRLGEDPASVSYVRLKDKRARELGLLSRVEVFPADTPEEALLGRIEALNQDPEVDGILVQLPLPAHIRTERVLEAISPLKDVDGFHPLNVGKLWSGGEGLFPCTPLGIVRLLKHYGVELRGKEVVILGRSNIVGKPLAGLLLREDATVTVAHSRTRNLPEVTRRAEVLVVAVGRPHLVRKEWVRPGAIVVDVGVNRVEGKLLGDVHPEVAEVASALTPVPGGVGPMTVAMLMANTVKAALLRRHGAPR
- the nusB gene encoding transcription antitermination factor NusB; its protein translation is MLRRARELAMRALFAHTQGGVELEEAFRHALEEMGGEEDSYGDPLDQEGVAFARRLLEGYKAHAEEVDQVLRDTVEGWDFAQMSKTDLTVLRLATYEMLYEPTPFAPLIEVAVKIANRYGGEHSGAFVNGVLGRLYRRIQGGELKAVPKED